One genomic window of Oncorhynchus kisutch isolate 150728-3 unplaced genomic scaffold, Okis_V2 scaffold2521, whole genome shotgun sequence includes the following:
- the LOC116370376 gene encoding uncharacterized protein LOC116370376 isoform X2, which yields MLLKEIKTEFLRCEREKEVVATDAVEFLGQMEKIVSKYRHKKIPLAKPKSYELRIGGLEDTVHAGDGEQLEVWKDCYLPERMEMVVIGALDDFRCSAAGWQLVLLLCEDGNVYAYEFEVLHLVARSLEDLFKSGAEFPGQEKHRFGECFEELTEEEMKKEMQCDEIKKINDEHIQFRRSLEIEMLRDLKAISQSEPTFQPNKAKSDPIFKAFKGRTTKEARQIQSLRHKRITKRKPASSWTRMPCSQTD from the exons TTGTTGCCACAGATGCTGTGGAATTCCTCGGCCAAATGGAAAAGATTGTGTCGAAATATCGCCACAAGAAGATACCTCTTGCAAAACCGAAAAGTTACGAGTTGAGAATCGGGGGTCTGGAGGACACTGTTCACGCTGGAGATGGTGAACAGTTAGAAGTTTGGAAAGACTGCTACCTTCCAGAGAGAATGGAGATGGTGGTCATTGGTGCCCTGGATGACTTCCGCTGTTCGGCAGCAGGATGGCAGCTGGTTCTCCTGTTATGTGAAGATGGCAATGTCTACGCCTACGAGTTTGAAGTTCTACACCTTGTTGCCAGAAGCTTGGAGGATCTCTTTAAATCTGGAGCAGAGTTCCCAGGACAGGAGAAACACAGATTTGGAGAATGCTTTGAGGAATTG ACTGAGGAAGAGATGAAGAAAGAGAtgcaatgtgatgaaataaagaaAATCAATGACGAGCATATTCAGTTCCGAAGAAGTTTGGAGATTGAGATGCTGAGGGATCTCAAAGCAATCAGTCAATCTGAG CCAACATTTCAACCCAACAAAGCCAAGTCGGACCCAATATTCAAGGCCTTCAAAGGAAGGACTACAAAGGAAGCACGACAAATTCAATCGCTCAGACACAAgaggattacaaaaagaaaaccagcctcgTCGTggaccaggatgccttgctcccagacagactaa
- the LOC116370376 gene encoding uncharacterized protein LOC116370376 isoform X1, whose amino-acid sequence MGLLKEIKTEFLRCEREKEVVATDAVEFLGQMEKIVSKYRHKKIPLAKPKSYELRIGGLEDTVHAGDGEQLEVWKDCYLPERMEMVVIGALDDFRCSAAGWQLVLLLCEDGNVYAYEFEVLHLVARSLEDLFKSGAEFPGQEKHRFGECFEELTEEEMKKEMQCDEIKKINDEHIQFRRSLEIEMLRDLKAISQSEPTFQPNKAKSDPIFKAFKGRTTKEARQIQSLRHKRITKRKPASSWTRMPCSQTD is encoded by the exons TTGTTGCCACAGATGCTGTGGAATTCCTCGGCCAAATGGAAAAGATTGTGTCGAAATATCGCCACAAGAAGATACCTCTTGCAAAACCGAAAAGTTACGAGTTGAGAATCGGGGGTCTGGAGGACACTGTTCACGCTGGAGATGGTGAACAGTTAGAAGTTTGGAAAGACTGCTACCTTCCAGAGAGAATGGAGATGGTGGTCATTGGTGCCCTGGATGACTTCCGCTGTTCGGCAGCAGGATGGCAGCTGGTTCTCCTGTTATGTGAAGATGGCAATGTCTACGCCTACGAGTTTGAAGTTCTACACCTTGTTGCCAGAAGCTTGGAGGATCTCTTTAAATCTGGAGCAGAGTTCCCAGGACAGGAGAAACACAGATTTGGAGAATGCTTTGAGGAATTG ACTGAGGAAGAGATGAAGAAAGAGAtgcaatgtgatgaaataaagaaAATCAATGACGAGCATATTCAGTTCCGAAGAAGTTTGGAGATTGAGATGCTGAGGGATCTCAAAGCAATCAGTCAATCTGAG CCAACATTTCAACCCAACAAAGCCAAGTCGGACCCAATATTCAAGGCCTTCAAAGGAAGGACTACAAAGGAAGCACGACAAATTCAATCGCTCAGACACAAgaggattacaaaaagaaaaccagcctcgTCGTggaccaggatgccttgctcccagacagactaa
- the LOC116370376 gene encoding uncharacterized protein LOC116370376 isoform X4 — MLLKEIKTEFLRCEREKEDAVEFLGQMEKIVSKYRHKKIPLAKPKSYELRIGGLEDTVHAGDGEQLEVWKDCYLPERMEMVVIGALDDFRCSAAGWQLVLLLCEDGNVYAYEFEVLHLVARSLEDLFKSGAEFPGQEKHRFGECFEELTEEEMKKEMQCDEIKKINDEHIQFRRSLEIEMLRDLKAISQSEPTFQPNKAKSDPIFKAFKGRTTKEARQIQSLRHKRITKRKPASSWTRMPCSQTD; from the exons ATGCTGTGGAATTCCTCGGCCAAATGGAAAAGATTGTGTCGAAATATCGCCACAAGAAGATACCTCTTGCAAAACCGAAAAGTTACGAGTTGAGAATCGGGGGTCTGGAGGACACTGTTCACGCTGGAGATGGTGAACAGTTAGAAGTTTGGAAAGACTGCTACCTTCCAGAGAGAATGGAGATGGTGGTCATTGGTGCCCTGGATGACTTCCGCTGTTCGGCAGCAGGATGGCAGCTGGTTCTCCTGTTATGTGAAGATGGCAATGTCTACGCCTACGAGTTTGAAGTTCTACACCTTGTTGCCAGAAGCTTGGAGGATCTCTTTAAATCTGGAGCAGAGTTCCCAGGACAGGAGAAACACAGATTTGGAGAATGCTTTGAGGAATTG ACTGAGGAAGAGATGAAGAAAGAGAtgcaatgtgatgaaataaagaaAATCAATGACGAGCATATTCAGTTCCGAAGAAGTTTGGAGATTGAGATGCTGAGGGATCTCAAAGCAATCAGTCAATCTGAG CCAACATTTCAACCCAACAAAGCCAAGTCGGACCCAATATTCAAGGCCTTCAAAGGAAGGACTACAAAGGAAGCACGACAAATTCAATCGCTCAGACACAAgaggattacaaaaagaaaaccagcctcgTCGTggaccaggatgccttgctcccagacagactaa
- the LOC116370376 gene encoding uncharacterized protein LOC116370376 isoform X5: MKISHYIDAVEFLGQMEKIVSKYRHKKIPLAKPKSYELRIGGLEDTVHAGDGEQLEVWKDCYLPERMEMVVIGALDDFRCSAAGWQLVLLLCEDGNVYAYEFEVLHLVARSLEDLFKSGAEFPGQEKHRFGECFEELTEEEMKKEMQCDEIKKINDEHIQFRRSLEIEMLRDLKAISQSEPTFQPNKAKSDPIFKAFKGRTTKEARQIQSLRHKRITKRKPASSWTRMPCSQTD; this comes from the exons ATGCTGTGGAATTCCTCGGCCAAATGGAAAAGATTGTGTCGAAATATCGCCACAAGAAGATACCTCTTGCAAAACCGAAAAGTTACGAGTTGAGAATCGGGGGTCTGGAGGACACTGTTCACGCTGGAGATGGTGAACAGTTAGAAGTTTGGAAAGACTGCTACCTTCCAGAGAGAATGGAGATGGTGGTCATTGGTGCCCTGGATGACTTCCGCTGTTCGGCAGCAGGATGGCAGCTGGTTCTCCTGTTATGTGAAGATGGCAATGTCTACGCCTACGAGTTTGAAGTTCTACACCTTGTTGCCAGAAGCTTGGAGGATCTCTTTAAATCTGGAGCAGAGTTCCCAGGACAGGAGAAACACAGATTTGGAGAATGCTTTGAGGAATTG ACTGAGGAAGAGATGAAGAAAGAGAtgcaatgtgatgaaataaagaaAATCAATGACGAGCATATTCAGTTCCGAAGAAGTTTGGAGATTGAGATGCTGAGGGATCTCAAAGCAATCAGTCAATCTGAG CCAACATTTCAACCCAACAAAGCCAAGTCGGACCCAATATTCAAGGCCTTCAAAGGAAGGACTACAAAGGAAGCACGACAAATTCAATCGCTCAGACACAAgaggattacaaaaagaaaaccagcctcgTCGTggaccaggatgccttgctcccagacagactaa
- the LOC116370376 gene encoding uncharacterized protein LOC116370376 isoform X3 has translation MGLLKEIKTEFLRCEREKEDAVEFLGQMEKIVSKYRHKKIPLAKPKSYELRIGGLEDTVHAGDGEQLEVWKDCYLPERMEMVVIGALDDFRCSAAGWQLVLLLCEDGNVYAYEFEVLHLVARSLEDLFKSGAEFPGQEKHRFGECFEELTEEEMKKEMQCDEIKKINDEHIQFRRSLEIEMLRDLKAISQSEPTFQPNKAKSDPIFKAFKGRTTKEARQIQSLRHKRITKRKPASSWTRMPCSQTD, from the exons ATGCTGTGGAATTCCTCGGCCAAATGGAAAAGATTGTGTCGAAATATCGCCACAAGAAGATACCTCTTGCAAAACCGAAAAGTTACGAGTTGAGAATCGGGGGTCTGGAGGACACTGTTCACGCTGGAGATGGTGAACAGTTAGAAGTTTGGAAAGACTGCTACCTTCCAGAGAGAATGGAGATGGTGGTCATTGGTGCCCTGGATGACTTCCGCTGTTCGGCAGCAGGATGGCAGCTGGTTCTCCTGTTATGTGAAGATGGCAATGTCTACGCCTACGAGTTTGAAGTTCTACACCTTGTTGCCAGAAGCTTGGAGGATCTCTTTAAATCTGGAGCAGAGTTCCCAGGACAGGAGAAACACAGATTTGGAGAATGCTTTGAGGAATTG ACTGAGGAAGAGATGAAGAAAGAGAtgcaatgtgatgaaataaagaaAATCAATGACGAGCATATTCAGTTCCGAAGAAGTTTGGAGATTGAGATGCTGAGGGATCTCAAAGCAATCAGTCAATCTGAG CCAACATTTCAACCCAACAAAGCCAAGTCGGACCCAATATTCAAGGCCTTCAAAGGAAGGACTACAAAGGAAGCACGACAAATTCAATCGCTCAGACACAAgaggattacaaaaagaaaaccagcctcgTCGTggaccaggatgccttgctcccagacagactaa